A genomic stretch from Psilocybe cubensis strain MGC-MH-2018 chromosome 1, whole genome shotgun sequence includes:
- a CDS encoding Cytosolic arginine sensor for mTORC1 subunit 1, which translates to MPPPSNSPALNLIVLPEPFFVVKLQPGEEIPPCIFRDLTHGRGGFFSVTRTTEEVSLVGEAYKSMPASYKEQSTWMCIKVQGPMEHNLTGILASLTAPLKVSKVPIFALSTWNTDYLLVPKEMLSDAVRTLERDGWVFAQGIKGVRVARL; encoded by the exons ATGCCACCGCCATCTAATAGCCCTGCTTTAAACCTGATAGTTCTTCCGGAGCCATTCTTTGTTGTAAAACTCCAGCCCGGAGAAGAGATCCCGCCGTGCATATTCAGGGATCTCACACATGGCAGAGGCGGGTTCTTTTCAGTGACTCGGACAACGGAGGAGGTGTCGTTGGTTGGAGAGGCCTACAAGTCAATGCCAGCGAGCTATAAAGAGCAGTCAACATGGATGTGCATCAAAGTACAGGGGCCGATGGAACACA ACCTGACAGGAATTCTAGCGTCTTTAACAGCACCACTGAAGGTGTCAAAGGTGCCCATATTTGCATTGTCAACATG GAACACGGACTACCTCCTAGTACCGAAAGAAATGCTATCAGACGCAGTCAGAACACTTGAGAGGGATGGTTGGGTATTTGCTCAAGGTATTAAGGGTGTCCGAGTCGCGAGGTTGTGA